From a region of the Halomonas sp. HL-93 genome:
- a CDS encoding methyl-accepting chemotaxis protein, giving the protein MTRLTTTQKLWGTLAIILVAMLLLVGWLSWENRQTIENERRDSLQYVIESVHSQIEALQAKVEAGELSLEEAQERAIDNMASVRFGDGEYIFAFDNDLKIVSHPSRDSGTDMSDYQDSSGLLLYAELLEMAQSGGGHVGYYSTRLGGDEQVPKLSYVGHLPEWEWSLASGVYVDDINTAFVSSLIRSGVILLIIGVPVTLLMGWVIRDVSRRLGGDPRYAASVVRHIADGDLTRTTNLSARDQQSLLFDIDRMRETLSATIGSIHHSADNVNTSVEQIVGVNEELSTRTEQQAASLAETASSMEQLTATVKQNAEHADHASQLASKTTDSAQKGSEAMTSVIDTMSTINDSATQMSSIVATIDSIAFQTNILALNASVEAARAGEQGRGFAVVASEVRQLASRSAAAAQEIKTLIDNSDAQVVQGSRQVRDTGSVISGIVDNIKQLNTLVKEISAATKEQSYGIEQVNQAVTQMDQMTQQNAGLVQQSTGATQRLADLSFELRQRVAHFQIAGSQASSTQALPSSHQG; this is encoded by the coding sequence ATGACACGTTTGACAACGACACAAAAACTGTGGGGTACGTTAGCCATCATCTTGGTCGCCATGCTGTTACTGGTGGGCTGGCTCTCGTGGGAAAATCGGCAAACCATTGAGAATGAACGGCGGGATAGCCTGCAATACGTTATTGAAAGTGTGCATAGCCAAATTGAGGCATTGCAGGCAAAAGTAGAAGCAGGCGAGTTAAGCCTCGAAGAAGCGCAGGAGCGCGCCATTGACAACATGGCCAGCGTTCGCTTTGGTGACGGCGAATATATCTTTGCATTCGATAACGATCTGAAAATCGTCTCTCACCCAAGCCGCGATTCCGGCACAGACATGAGCGACTACCAGGATTCCAGTGGCCTACTGCTGTATGCCGAACTACTCGAAATGGCGCAGTCAGGAGGCGGTCACGTAGGATACTATTCCACCCGTTTAGGCGGTGACGAGCAGGTACCCAAGCTAAGCTACGTTGGCCACTTGCCCGAATGGGAATGGTCGCTGGCTTCTGGTGTGTATGTCGATGACATTAATACGGCTTTTGTATCGAGCCTGATCCGCTCAGGTGTCATCTTGTTGATCATCGGAGTCCCCGTCACCTTATTAATGGGCTGGGTGATTCGTGATGTATCACGCCGCTTGGGAGGCGACCCGCGCTATGCCGCAAGCGTGGTACGTCATATCGCCGATGGCGACTTAACGCGCACGACAAACCTTTCCGCCCGCGACCAGCAAAGCCTGCTGTTTGATATTGACCGCATGCGCGAGACGTTATCAGCAACCATTGGTAGCATTCACCACAGTGCGGATAACGTGAATACCTCGGTCGAACAGATCGTCGGAGTTAACGAAGAGTTATCCACACGTACCGAGCAGCAAGCTGCTTCGCTCGCCGAGACCGCCTCCAGCATGGAACAGCTAACGGCTACGGTAAAACAAAACGCTGAGCACGCTGATCATGCAAGCCAGTTGGCAAGCAAAACCACCGACAGTGCGCAAAAGGGTAGCGAGGCGATGACATCGGTGATTGATACCATGTCGACGATTAACGACAGCGCGACACAGATGAGCAGTATCGTCGCCACAATCGATTCGATTGCATTTCAAACCAATATATTGGCACTTAACGCCTCGGTAGAGGCCGCACGCGCAGGCGAACAGGGGCGTGGCTTTGCCGTTGTCGCCAGCGAAGTCCGCCAATTGGCTAGCCGCTCGGCGGCGGCAGCACAGGAAATTAAAACGCTAATTGATAACTCCGACGCCCAGGTCGTGCAAGGAAGTCGCCAAGTACGCGACACCGGCAGCGTGATTAGCGGTATCGTCGACAACATTAAGCAGCTTAATACGTTAGTGAAAGAAATCTCAGCGGCTACCAAGGAACAAAGCTATGGCATTGAGCAGGTCAACCAAGCTGTCACTCAGATGGATCAAATGACTCAGCAAAATGCCGGGCTGGTACAACAAAGTACCGGGGCAACACAACGTTTAGCAGACCTCAGCTTTGAATTACGCCAGCGGGTTGCACATTTCCAAATTGCCGGATCTCAAGCCTCTTCAACCCAGGCCCTGCCTTCCTCTCATCAGGGTTAA
- a CDS encoding methyl-accepting chemotaxis protein, which yields MQDAYSIASQPLELSDDEVLISRSDLEGNITYANQALIDVSGYSLNDMIGAPHRLFRHPDMPSEVFKNLWTTLERGRTWQGVIKNRCQNGRGYWVHTTIAPLLDGERVVGYTSIRRKATDAAIAKAEKVYARMQTGRMRGFTLHDGAIKRSGVIGWGQRFSFRSMQAKLIGMVLAAVVLLVIGGIAGVYGVTSSADRLRTLNQTGLEGIADLQRVEQRVSQAIQALEPAVSNPRRSDLDTLETQLADNRRDIEDVLQRVDASAEENEVEQALVTYLTQFMDAIDTTFSAIRDANGFAAFEAFNDNVQPTSERISSTVNQLVAQEREAAQALMASAERQQNTLLYTQLGVLLLGIVILVTLSTAVLRSLIKSLNEARRVTFQIAAGNLANRVTLKRKDELGELLGSLETMRASLSGLITDVGAKVEVVTPASQQIYQENEALATRTEQQASSLQQTASSMDELTATVQQNTENARQANQLATQNAATSRETGERMEALVSRMERIASSAEKMTDIIGVIDGIAFQTNILALNASVEAARAGEQGRGFAVVANEVRSLAGRSADAAGEIRRLIEASSQEISGGTSAVKDAEQAIERVVTQVMKVSDIMAEINTASDEQSSGIAQINSAVAEMDHVTQQNATRVQSVSGAAQQLTRQALELANVIAAFRLEGANEENTQSARGRLAGTQLSEGLPPLASSSLAMLQRAEAAEHDQDAKVVF from the coding sequence ATGCAAGATGCCTATTCCATAGCATCCCAGCCGCTTGAGCTGTCGGATGACGAAGTGCTGATTTCCCGATCGGACTTGGAGGGAAATATTACCTATGCCAACCAAGCGCTTATTGATGTTAGTGGGTATTCGCTTAACGACATGATTGGCGCGCCGCACCGACTGTTTCGCCACCCGGATATGCCTAGCGAAGTGTTCAAAAATTTATGGACAACGCTGGAGCGCGGACGTACGTGGCAGGGAGTGATCAAAAACCGCTGCCAAAACGGACGAGGTTACTGGGTACATACCACTATTGCCCCCTTGCTAGACGGTGAGAGAGTAGTGGGGTACACCTCAATTCGTCGAAAGGCGACCGACGCCGCCATTGCCAAGGCTGAGAAAGTTTATGCGCGAATGCAAACAGGTCGTATGCGAGGCTTTACGCTGCATGATGGTGCAATAAAACGCTCGGGAGTTATCGGATGGGGGCAGCGTTTTAGTTTCCGTAGTATGCAAGCTAAGCTTATCGGGATGGTGTTAGCGGCGGTTGTGTTACTGGTGATAGGTGGTATCGCCGGGGTGTATGGGGTGACCAGCTCTGCAGATCGGTTACGTACGCTCAACCAGACCGGCCTTGAGGGCATCGCGGATTTACAGCGCGTTGAGCAACGCGTTAGCCAGGCGATTCAAGCGTTGGAGCCTGCCGTGAGCAATCCTAGACGGTCGGACTTAGATACGCTGGAAACACAGCTAGCCGATAATCGGCGTGACATTGAAGACGTGTTACAGCGTGTTGACGCCAGCGCGGAGGAAAACGAAGTCGAACAAGCGTTAGTTACTTATCTTACGCAATTTATGGATGCGATCGACACGACCTTCTCGGCAATTCGCGATGCTAACGGGTTTGCCGCATTTGAGGCCTTTAACGATAACGTACAGCCTACCTCTGAACGCATCAGTAGTACTGTCAATCAACTCGTGGCGCAAGAGCGAGAGGCTGCCCAGGCGCTAATGGCAAGCGCTGAACGTCAGCAGAATACGTTGCTGTATACGCAACTTGGCGTATTGCTGCTGGGTATTGTGATTTTGGTTACCTTAAGCACAGCGGTGCTGCGCTCGCTGATTAAATCGTTGAACGAGGCTCGGCGTGTAACCTTTCAAATTGCTGCTGGCAATTTGGCCAATCGCGTAACGCTTAAGCGTAAAGACGAACTCGGCGAGCTTTTGGGGTCGCTTGAAACCATGCGCGCAAGCCTTTCGGGTTTGATTACCGATGTCGGCGCCAAAGTCGAGGTTGTTACCCCCGCTTCCCAGCAGATTTATCAGGAAAATGAGGCGTTGGCCACGCGAACTGAACAGCAGGCATCGTCGCTTCAGCAGACCGCATCCAGTATGGATGAACTGACCGCGACGGTTCAGCAAAACACTGAAAACGCCCGTCAAGCGAACCAACTTGCCACGCAGAATGCTGCCACTAGCCGGGAGACCGGTGAGCGCATGGAGGCACTGGTTTCGCGTATGGAGCGGATCGCCAGCAGTGCCGAGAAAATGACCGATATTATTGGCGTGATCGATGGTATTGCGTTTCAAACCAATATATTAGCGCTTAACGCGTCGGTAGAGGCGGCTCGCGCGGGCGAACAGGGGCGCGGCTTTGCCGTGGTCGCCAATGAGGTGCGCAGTCTGGCCGGGCGAAGCGCAGATGCCGCGGGCGAAATCCGGCGTTTAATTGAGGCCTCTTCTCAAGAAATTAGCGGTGGAACCTCAGCGGTTAAAGACGCAGAACAGGCGATTGAGCGTGTGGTGACACAAGTAATGAAAGTCAGTGATATTATGGCCGAGATCAACACCGCTTCGGATGAGCAAAGTAGCGGTATTGCCCAAATCAATTCGGCCGTGGCCGAGATGGATCACGTAACCCAGCAGAATGCCACGCGGGTGCAGTCGGTTTCCGGTGCGGCGCAACAGCTTACTCGTCAGGCCTTGGAGCTGGCTAACGTGATTGCTGCTTTCCGATTAGAGGGCGCGAATGAGGAAAACACGCAGTCTGCACGCGGCCGCCTGGCAGGCACACAATTGAGTGAGGGGTTGCCGCCGCTGGCGTCATCATCGTTGGCTATGCTCCAGCGAGCTGAGGCTGCTGAGCATGATCAAGATGCTAAGGTAGTGTTTTAA
- a CDS encoding M20/M25/M40 family metallo-hydrolase: MSDSAPPWTQPMPDAQFKLMRDILAAPSPVGLEGAMTYGVLKPYFESFAPSDWQLHQFRGNAGVVLDTHPGRDDMFKVMIIGHADKIRMQVRSIGDDGKIWINTDSFLPTVLIGHEVKLFSEDPDAPGSYRCIEGGTVEALGAIHFSDPAMRDGSKGIKKEQIYLDLQIHGENKKQQVLNLGVRPGDSIIFDRPIRPGFSPNTFYGAYLDNGLGCFVAAEVAKLIAEAGGTEQVRVLFAIASYEEIGRFGSRVMAGELKPDALIGVDVNHDYVAAPGIGEKRMQPLEMGKGFTMAVGSIASEQLNRVIAQAAKANEIPMQRDMVGVDTGTDGMAGVLASVDSAATSIGFPIRNMHTISETGNTQDVLAAIHALTHTLKALDKLPDLKREFLDNHPRLDQAQPLGHQGSEKPDGEAEATDKPAAS; this comes from the coding sequence ATGAGCGATAGCGCCCCCCCTTGGACGCAACCGATGCCCGACGCGCAGTTCAAACTGATGCGCGACATCTTGGCAGCCCCCAGCCCCGTGGGGTTGGAAGGCGCGATGACCTACGGCGTGCTGAAACCCTATTTTGAAAGCTTCGCCCCGAGCGACTGGCAGCTTCACCAGTTCCGCGGTAACGCGGGGGTTGTGCTCGATACGCATCCAGGCCGCGACGACATGTTCAAGGTCATGATCATCGGCCATGCGGATAAAATTCGCATGCAGGTGCGCTCTATCGGCGATGACGGCAAGATCTGGATCAATACCGACTCCTTCCTGCCGACCGTCCTGATCGGCCATGAAGTGAAGCTGTTCAGCGAAGATCCGGACGCCCCGGGCAGCTATCGCTGCATTGAAGGCGGCACCGTGGAAGCGCTGGGCGCCATTCACTTTTCCGATCCTGCCATGCGCGACGGTAGCAAAGGTATCAAGAAGGAACAGATCTATCTGGACCTGCAGATCCACGGCGAGAACAAGAAGCAGCAGGTATTGAACTTGGGTGTTCGGCCTGGCGATTCGATTATTTTTGATCGCCCTATCCGCCCTGGCTTCAGCCCCAACACCTTCTACGGCGCCTACCTGGATAACGGCCTGGGTTGTTTTGTGGCCGCTGAAGTCGCCAAGCTGATCGCCGAGGCCGGCGGTACCGAGCAGGTGCGCGTGCTATTTGCCATCGCCAGCTACGAAGAAATCGGCCGTTTTGGTAGCCGCGTGATGGCCGGCGAGCTAAAACCCGACGCGCTGATTGGCGTGGATGTGAACCATGACTATGTGGCCGCGCCGGGCATTGGCGAGAAGCGCATGCAGCCGCTGGAAATGGGCAAAGGCTTCACCATGGCCGTCGGCTCGATTGCCAGCGAACAGCTGAACCGTGTGATTGCCCAGGCAGCCAAGGCCAACGAGATTCCCATGCAGCGGGATATGGTGGGCGTCGATACGGGTACCGACGGTATGGCCGGGGTGCTCGCCTCAGTGGACAGCGCGGCTACTTCCATCGGCTTTCCGATCCGCAACATGCATACGATTTCGGAAACCGGCAACACCCAGGACGTGCTGGCCGCCATTCATGCGTTGACGCACACGCTCAAAGCGCTGGACAAACTGCCTGATCTTAAGCGCGAATTTCTGGATAATCATCCGCGTCTTGATCAAGCCCAGCCACTTGGCCACCAGGGCAGCGAGAAGCCTGACGGCGAGGCCGAGGCTACCGATAAGCCAGCCGCTTCTTAA
- a CDS encoding LysR family transcriptional regulator, producing MNPSIQQLRVFIAVAHSRSLAEASEQVHLSQPAISIALRKLEENVGGALFARTTRQLALTPEGEAFLPVAVRLLNDWNEAFEDLNDQFSKQRGKVTVAALPTLAAGLFPRVIKRFHESYPRINLSLHDVLAEQINQMVREGRVDLGLSVPPGDTDDLTFEPVLEDNYVAVCPYGHPLLAQPAVAWSQLAAYPFIGINRLSSSRQDIDRIMQSIGARLDILCDARQIATVGRMVAAGLGISVLPSLSFRQIATEGIEHRPLVEPTIRRELGIVLSRRHPPSAATSALRQLIHEHE from the coding sequence ATGAATCCAAGCATCCAGCAGCTTCGTGTTTTTATTGCCGTCGCCCACTCTCGCAGCCTTGCGGAAGCCAGCGAGCAAGTACATCTTTCCCAACCGGCAATTTCCATTGCGCTGCGCAAATTAGAAGAGAATGTAGGCGGGGCTCTATTTGCGCGAACCACCCGGCAACTCGCCTTAACCCCTGAAGGGGAAGCGTTTCTGCCAGTTGCGGTGAGGCTATTGAATGATTGGAACGAAGCCTTTGAGGATCTTAACGACCAGTTTTCAAAACAGCGCGGCAAGGTGACAGTGGCCGCTTTGCCCACCCTGGCAGCAGGATTATTCCCAAGGGTTATTAAGCGTTTTCATGAGTCTTATCCACGTATTAATCTTAGCCTGCACGATGTGTTAGCCGAGCAGATCAATCAGATGGTACGCGAAGGCCGTGTAGATTTAGGGCTTTCGGTACCACCAGGCGACACAGACGACCTCACATTTGAACCCGTTCTCGAAGATAACTATGTGGCCGTTTGCCCCTACGGACACCCGCTACTGGCGCAACCAGCCGTTGCCTGGAGCCAATTGGCGGCCTATCCGTTTATCGGCATTAACCGCCTTTCCAGCTCACGCCAGGATATTGACCGTATTATGCAAAGCATTGGGGCGCGGCTGGATATCTTATGTGATGCCCGCCAGATCGCCACGGTTGGCCGCATGGTGGCTGCGGGGTTAGGTATTAGCGTGCTGCCCTCACTCAGTTTTCGCCAAATTGCCACTGAAGGCATTGAGCACCGCCCGCTGGTCGAACCGACGATTCGCCGTGAGCTGGGAATCGTATTGAGCCGCCGCCACCCTCCTTCCGCCGCAACCAGCGCCCTACGTCAACTGATTCATGAACACGAATAA
- a CDS encoding TAXI family TRAP transporter solute-binding subunit yields the protein MKTLLTTMVASAALLAGSAVHADERLLIGSTSSSSSHYSYFVAVNQIINNQLDGVSSSVAETGATVDNLRRLGRDQIDMGLVTTNTGYQAYAGEGDFEGRPVDNRLLWVYTVAPQNAVMRQDAEVETFADLDGVRFNPGITGSATEKTTEAVMRTLGIEPDYVRGSTTDIVDAMKDDRVKGSVKSGVGEKLDGSTMDIATFTPISVLSLNEDEAQTLRSEMPDIAIVDVPEGAGEDIPAYTTWAFGVAVHADPDMDEETAYQIVKAVMENPEPQVNAFSAMRDVDMAEMTLEVGTVPLHPGAARYFEEQGHDIPDSLQPEQ from the coding sequence ATGAAAACGCTACTTACCACGATGGTGGCGAGCGCCGCTTTGCTAGCCGGTTCCGCCGTCCATGCCGATGAGCGTCTGCTGATTGGTTCTACTTCTAGCTCTTCAAGCCACTACAGTTACTTTGTTGCAGTTAATCAGATCATCAATAACCAATTGGATGGGGTGAGTTCTTCGGTGGCAGAAACCGGCGCTACAGTGGATAACCTGCGTCGTTTAGGTCGTGACCAGATCGACATGGGGTTGGTGACTACCAATACCGGGTATCAGGCCTACGCTGGCGAAGGGGACTTTGAAGGCCGCCCGGTCGATAATCGCCTGCTGTGGGTGTACACCGTGGCACCACAGAATGCCGTGATGCGTCAGGATGCAGAGGTGGAAACGTTCGCTGACTTAGACGGCGTCCGTTTTAATCCCGGGATCACGGGGTCAGCTACTGAGAAAACTACCGAAGCAGTGATGCGCACGCTAGGTATTGAGCCGGATTACGTGCGGGGTTCCACAACCGATATTGTCGACGCCATGAAGGATGATCGGGTCAAAGGTTCAGTAAAATCAGGTGTGGGTGAAAAACTGGACGGCTCTACTATGGATATCGCCACCTTTACCCCCATCAGCGTATTGTCCCTTAACGAGGACGAAGCACAAACATTACGTAGCGAGATGCCTGATATAGCCATCGTCGACGTGCCAGAGGGTGCCGGTGAGGATATTCCTGCCTATACCACATGGGCTTTTGGCGTCGCTGTGCATGCAGACCCAGATATGGATGAAGAGACGGCTTATCAAATCGTTAAAGCGGTGATGGAAAACCCTGAGCCTCAAGTCAATGCTTTCTCGGCAATGCGTGATGTGGATATGGCGGAGATGACCCTAGAGGTTGGCACCGTCCCGCTACACCCCGGTGCTGCTCGCTATTTTGAAGAGCAGGGGCATGACATCCCCGATTCCTTACAGCCTGAACAGTAA
- a CDS encoding TRAP transporter permease → MRETVTKGLALLLGGLILYTSATGPFESLIQRSIFLALVILLGLAVYPLGEGKRWRPLGVAIDIVLAIGVVLACGYVTLNYEQILVELPWATPRDMLLTGILLVAILELSRRAIGGIFPLLVLLGLAYAWLGAVIPGPLGHRGFDPYYMTETIFLGDLGVWGMLVGVAATTIAAFVLFGCLLLHTGGGKTFMDLALRISGRSPGGAAKVATVASGLFGMVSGSAVANVATTGNFTIPMMKRLNYPRPFAAGVEAVASTGGQIAPPILGAAAFIMAEILGESYLRIALAALLPAILFYLGVFATIHLVAKRRQLQVVPDDELPAWSEVIRPERIIPILAALGGLFYGVLSGRSIQMSAFYGILMTVLTFVPFALIAKMPLREIVGKLVAGLVDAGKGMVIIGVLLAGAQILVAMIGMTGIGVTLASLIVTVGGESLFLVALIVGGVCLILGMGIPTTAAYVLVASVLAPALTEIGVEPLIAHLFVFYFATLSVITPPVCIAVFVASGIADTNWLPAAIESVRLAAAIYVIPFLLLIYPALAGFGSGWEIALASCQGVVFVIAFAALMSRVAMTGKRLVDVVALVAVIGLALTPGWLSTFAALALIVGLFIRRRALLDNEPAPVSSDRHILQAKETHL, encoded by the coding sequence ATGCGCGAGACAGTCACCAAAGGCCTGGCGCTTTTGTTAGGTGGACTAATTCTTTATACCTCCGCCACTGGACCGTTTGAAAGCTTGATTCAGCGGAGTATCTTTCTCGCGCTGGTTATCCTGCTGGGGCTTGCGGTTTACCCATTAGGTGAAGGCAAACGCTGGCGCCCGCTTGGCGTTGCTATCGATATCGTATTGGCCATTGGTGTTGTGCTGGCCTGTGGCTATGTGACGCTGAATTACGAACAAATTCTGGTTGAGCTACCCTGGGCCACGCCCCGGGATATGTTACTTACCGGCATACTTCTGGTGGCTATTTTAGAGCTTTCCCGGCGCGCCATAGGGGGTATCTTTCCCCTACTGGTCTTGTTGGGACTGGCCTACGCATGGTTGGGCGCTGTCATTCCCGGTCCACTGGGCCACCGAGGCTTTGACCCTTATTACATGACTGAGACCATCTTCCTCGGCGATTTAGGCGTATGGGGCATGCTAGTGGGTGTCGCCGCGACGACGATTGCAGCTTTTGTGCTGTTCGGTTGTTTGCTGCTGCATACCGGGGGAGGCAAGACCTTTATGGACCTGGCGCTGCGCATTAGTGGTCGTTCGCCGGGTGGTGCTGCCAAAGTAGCCACCGTAGCCTCTGGTCTATTTGGGATGGTGAGCGGTAGCGCGGTGGCCAATGTGGCCACCACGGGTAACTTCACGATACCCATGATGAAGCGTTTGAACTATCCCCGGCCATTCGCGGCCGGGGTGGAAGCCGTGGCTTCTACTGGCGGTCAAATCGCGCCGCCGATTTTAGGCGCGGCGGCGTTTATTATGGCGGAAATTCTAGGCGAAAGTTATCTGCGTATTGCGCTAGCGGCTTTACTGCCAGCGATTCTTTTCTATCTTGGCGTCTTCGCCACTATTCACCTGGTCGCCAAGCGCCGCCAGCTCCAAGTAGTGCCTGATGATGAGTTGCCTGCTTGGTCTGAGGTGATACGCCCAGAGCGCATTATTCCCATTTTGGCCGCGCTGGGTGGGCTTTTCTACGGCGTGCTCAGCGGCCGTTCGATTCAGATGTCAGCGTTCTACGGCATCTTAATGACCGTGCTGACGTTTGTGCCTTTTGCGCTAATAGCCAAGATGCCGCTGCGCGAAATTGTCGGCAAGTTAGTAGCAGGCTTGGTGGATGCAGGCAAAGGCATGGTGATTATCGGCGTGCTGCTGGCTGGCGCGCAGATTCTGGTCGCGATGATCGGTATGACCGGTATCGGCGTTACGCTGGCGAGCCTTATTGTGACGGTGGGAGGAGAGTCGCTGTTCCTGGTAGCCCTGATCGTCGGCGGTGTGTGTCTGATTTTAGGCATGGGGATTCCCACCACGGCAGCGTATGTGCTGGTGGCGTCCGTATTAGCCCCTGCGCTCACAGAGATTGGGGTTGAGCCACTGATTGCCCATCTATTCGTATTCTACTTCGCTACGCTCTCGGTGATTACGCCTCCCGTTTGCATTGCGGTCTTTGTGGCCTCAGGTATTGCCGACACTAATTGGCTACCAGCGGCTATTGAATCGGTACGCCTAGCAGCAGCTATCTATGTGATTCCTTTCTTGCTGCTGATTTACCCAGCGCTGGCAGGGTTTGGCTCTGGTTGGGAGATTGCGCTAGCCAGTTGTCAGGGTGTGGTGTTTGTGATTGCGTTTGCCGCCCTCATGTCCCGGGTGGCCATGACGGGTAAACGGTTGGTTGATGTCGTAGCGCTGGTAGCCGTCATTGGCCTTGCGCTCACACCTGGCTGGCTTTCTACGTTCGCTGCGCTTGCGTTAATCGTGGGTCTTTTCATTCGTCGGCGTGCACTGCTGGATAATGAGCCTGCGCCTGTCTCCAGTGACCGTCACATTCTTCAGGCCAAGGAGACGCACCTATGA
- a CDS encoding acyclic terpene utilization AtuA family protein, with translation MSFLLGSGAGFSGDRTDAAVAVVAELIKRQQPSALVFETLGERTLAAAHRAMRDDPESGFEPLLDELLAPVLRDCLDHKIKILGNFGAANPSGACQVITDLAIQLGRGDIRIAQVHGDDIRQQLHALDLQRWEAERLDIPGDDALISANVYLGAKALADALAMQADVVVTGRVADPALFLAPLMHHFDWRWDDWDRLACGMMAGHLAECGAQVSGGYFADPGFKDVEGLATVGYPIIEVEQDGSLIITKPSGSGGCVTDRTVKEQLLYEVHDPANYLTPDVTVDLSQVEVCQLGENRVAVTGIRGKPAPERLKTTVCYEGGWQGEAEISYAGPNALARAQLAAQVLRERLVFRAPAELRTRLDIIGLASVFDSDSGELQRSALPSTSGDYRLRLAAEHGERRWVARATQELLALYCAGPAGGGGVRRQFQRRVFTASYLVKRSDIHAHASIFETNVIGTTGSDRYVAS, from the coding sequence ATGAGTTTTTTATTAGGCAGCGGCGCAGGCTTTTCTGGTGATCGTACCGATGCTGCCGTCGCGGTAGTTGCCGAATTAATCAAGCGCCAGCAACCCTCCGCCTTAGTGTTTGAAACCTTGGGTGAACGTACGCTAGCGGCGGCTCATCGAGCCATGCGCGACGATCCGGAAAGCGGTTTTGAGCCGCTACTAGATGAACTGCTGGCGCCGGTGCTACGCGACTGCCTGGATCACAAGATTAAAATTCTAGGCAACTTTGGCGCGGCGAACCCTAGCGGCGCTTGTCAGGTGATTACTGATTTGGCCATTCAGCTTGGCCGGGGTGATATTCGTATTGCTCAGGTACATGGTGACGATATTCGTCAGCAGCTTCATGCGCTGGATTTACAGCGCTGGGAAGCTGAGCGCCTTGATATACCCGGTGATGACGCCTTGATTTCAGCTAACGTTTATCTAGGCGCAAAGGCCTTGGCCGATGCATTAGCCATGCAAGCGGATGTGGTGGTTACCGGGCGGGTTGCTGATCCTGCGCTGTTTTTAGCTCCCTTAATGCATCACTTTGATTGGCGTTGGGACGATTGGGATCGCTTGGCCTGCGGCATGATGGCGGGCCACTTAGCCGAGTGTGGCGCACAGGTGAGCGGCGGCTATTTTGCCGATCCAGGCTTTAAAGACGTGGAAGGGCTCGCCACGGTGGGCTATCCGATTATCGAAGTAGAGCAGGATGGCAGCTTGATTATTACTAAGCCTAGTGGTTCAGGTGGCTGCGTCACTGATCGAACGGTGAAAGAACAACTTCTCTATGAGGTTCACGACCCCGCTAATTATCTGACACCGGATGTCACGGTGGATCTCTCCCAGGTTGAGGTTTGCCAACTGGGGGAAAACCGTGTTGCGGTAACGGGCATTCGTGGCAAGCCAGCCCCTGAGCGGCTGAAGACAACGGTGTGCTACGAAGGCGGCTGGCAGGGGGAGGCGGAGATTTCCTATGCAGGTCCAAACGCGCTAGCGCGAGCGCAGCTTGCCGCGCAGGTGCTTCGGGAGCGGTTGGTGTTTCGTGCGCCTGCTGAACTGCGTACTCGCCTGGATATTATTGGACTCGCTAGCGTATTTGATAGCGACAGCGGTGAACTGCAACGTAGCGCATTGCCTTCCACGAGCGGTGATTACCGGTTGCGACTAGCGGCTGAACATGGCGAACGGCGCTGGGTGGCGCGTGCGACTCAAGAGTTATTGGCGCTTTACTGCGCCGGACCTGCGGGCGGTGGTGGCGTGCGGCGCCAGTTTCAGCGCCGAGTATTTACCGCTTCCTATTTAGTCAAGCGTAGCGATATTCATGCCCATGCCAGCATATTTGAAACAAATGTAATAGGTACTACTGGGAGCGACCGCTATGTTGCAAGCTGA
- a CDS encoding AtuA-related protein, which yields MLQAEYSQAKGHSQSSVTLHQLAHARAGDKGERLNVALFAYDPDHYTALLEQVTEERVLALFAHRGASRVRRYLLPSLAGMNFVIDDVLQGGVNGALNLDGHGKTLSFLLLSLEVTL from the coding sequence ATGTTGCAAGCTGAATACTCCCAAGCCAAGGGGCACTCGCAATCCTCGGTCACTCTGCACCAACTTGCCCACGCCCGAGCAGGGGACAAGGGGGAACGCCTTAATGTGGCGCTGTTTGCCTATGACCCAGATCACTATACCGCCTTACTGGAGCAAGTGACAGAGGAGCGAGTACTAGCTCTGTTTGCCCACCGTGGTGCCAGTCGGGTACGACGTTACCTCTTGCCTAGCTTGGCTGGCATGAACTTTGTCATTGATGACGTGCTGCAGGGCGGTGTCAACGGCGCGCTTAATTTAGATGGGCACGGCAAAACGCTGTCATTTTTGCTGCTGAGCCTGGAGGTTACTCTCTAG